From the genome of Chroicocephalus ridibundus chromosome 1, bChrRid1.1, whole genome shotgun sequence, one region includes:
- the ELMOD1 gene encoding ELMO domain-containing protein 1 isoform X1, whose amino-acid sequence MKHFLRMFVQVCLYFYCKCLWRCLKFVVRKLTGRCELQRICYNTKPGAARTMKIEASLKGSKSKRLQTSVSVHPDAIEKTIDDIMELKRINPDINPQLGVSLQACLLQIVGYRNLIAEVEKLRREPYDSENPQHEEMLLKLWKCLKPNSPLKARISKQWCEIGFQGDDPKTDFRGMGLLGLYNLVYFAEWDTEIAQQVLSDSLHPKYREVTKKELSQFSKAEWEKKKFDKAIGYSFAIVGINITDLAYNLLVSGALKTHFYNVAPEAPTLTHFQQTFCYLMHEFHKFWIEEDPLDIMEFNRVREKFHKRILKQLQNPEMALCPHFAASESLINM is encoded by the exons ATGAAGCACTTCTTGAG gaTGTTTGTCCAGGTATGCCTGTACTTCTACTGCAAATGCTTGTGGCGCTGCCTGAAATTCGTGGTCAGGAAGCTAACAGGTCGCTGTGAATTGCAAAGGATCTGTTACAATACCAAACCTGGAGCTGCCAGAACTATGAAAATAG AGGCATCACTGAAAGGTTCAAAAAGTAAG CGTCTGCAAACTTCAGTAAGTGTTCACCCTGATGCTATTGAAAAAACTATAGATGACATCATGGAGCTGAAAAGGATTAATCCAGATATAAATCCACA GTTGGGAGTATCTCTTCAGGCATGCCTGCTGCAGATTGTGGGGTACAGAAATCTGATTGCAGAGGTTGAAAAGCTGCGCAGAGAGCCGTACGATTCAGAGAATCCGCAACATGAGGAAATGCTTCTGAAG TTGTGGAAATGCTTGAAGCCCAATTCACCACTGAAAGCTAGGATTTCGAAGCAGTGGTGTGAAATTGGTTTCCAAGGTGACGATCCTAAAACAGACTTTAGAGGGATGGGTCTCCTGGGCTTATATAACTTGGT GTATTTTGCCGAATGGGACACTGAGATAGCTCAGCAAGTTCTCTCTGATTCTCTTCACCCTAAATACAG GGAAGTCACTAAGAAGGAactaag ccaaTTCAGCAAAGCcgaatgggagaagaaaaagttTGATAAGGCAATTGG ctATTCTTTTGCTATCGTGGGCATTAACATAACAGACCTCGCATACAACTTGCTTGTGAGCGGAGCTCTGAAGACCCATTTCTACAATGTTGCTCCAGAAGCACCAACACTAACTCACTTTCAGCAGACGTTCT GCTACTTAATGCATGAATTCCACAAATTCTGGATTGAAGAGGACCCACTGGACATAATGGAGTTCAACCGTGTCAGAGAGAAATTTCACAAGCGAATCTTGAAACAGCTGCAGAACCCAGAGATGGCTCTGTGCCCTCACTTTGCTGCATCAGAAAGTTTAATCAATATGTAG
- the ELMOD1 gene encoding ELMO domain-containing protein 1 isoform X2, whose translation MKHFLRMFVQVCLYFYCKCLWRCLKFVVRKLTGRCELQRICYNTKPGAARTMKIEASLKGSKSKRLQTSVSVHPDAIEKTIDDIMELKRINPDINPQLGVSLQACLLQIVGYRNLIAEVEKLRREPYDSENPQHEEMLLKLWKCLKPNSPLKARISKQWCEIGFQGDDPKTDFRGMGLLGLYNLVYFAEWDTEIAQQVLSDSLHPKYSQFSKAEWEKKKFDKAIGYSFAIVGINITDLAYNLLVSGALKTHFYNVAPEAPTLTHFQQTFCYLMHEFHKFWIEEDPLDIMEFNRVREKFHKRILKQLQNPEMALCPHFAASESLINM comes from the exons ATGAAGCACTTCTTGAG gaTGTTTGTCCAGGTATGCCTGTACTTCTACTGCAAATGCTTGTGGCGCTGCCTGAAATTCGTGGTCAGGAAGCTAACAGGTCGCTGTGAATTGCAAAGGATCTGTTACAATACCAAACCTGGAGCTGCCAGAACTATGAAAATAG AGGCATCACTGAAAGGTTCAAAAAGTAAG CGTCTGCAAACTTCAGTAAGTGTTCACCCTGATGCTATTGAAAAAACTATAGATGACATCATGGAGCTGAAAAGGATTAATCCAGATATAAATCCACA GTTGGGAGTATCTCTTCAGGCATGCCTGCTGCAGATTGTGGGGTACAGAAATCTGATTGCAGAGGTTGAAAAGCTGCGCAGAGAGCCGTACGATTCAGAGAATCCGCAACATGAGGAAATGCTTCTGAAG TTGTGGAAATGCTTGAAGCCCAATTCACCACTGAAAGCTAGGATTTCGAAGCAGTGGTGTGAAATTGGTTTCCAAGGTGACGATCCTAAAACAGACTTTAGAGGGATGGGTCTCCTGGGCTTATATAACTTGGT GTATTTTGCCGAATGGGACACTGAGATAGCTCAGCAAGTTCTCTCTGATTCTCTTCACCCTAAATACAG ccaaTTCAGCAAAGCcgaatgggagaagaaaaagttTGATAAGGCAATTGG ctATTCTTTTGCTATCGTGGGCATTAACATAACAGACCTCGCATACAACTTGCTTGTGAGCGGAGCTCTGAAGACCCATTTCTACAATGTTGCTCCAGAAGCACCAACACTAACTCACTTTCAGCAGACGTTCT GCTACTTAATGCATGAATTCCACAAATTCTGGATTGAAGAGGACCCACTGGACATAATGGAGTTCAACCGTGTCAGAGAGAAATTTCACAAGCGAATCTTGAAACAGCTGCAGAACCCAGAGATGGCTCTGTGCCCTCACTTTGCTGCATCAGAAAGTTTAATCAATATGTAG